Part of the Nicotiana sylvestris chromosome 2, ASM39365v2, whole genome shotgun sequence genome, GAAGAGAAGTAACTGTTGATAAACAAGAGATTCCTCTTGTTTCCTCTGCTGTGGTTGCTCTTTTCTCAAAGAATTCCCCCCCACACCTCAGAGCTCTCTCTGCCCATacatataatttattttcctttttatccAATGATCTTTGACCGGCGTGCTTTCTTACGACTGTACCTTTCGTCGTTGCTAGAACACAGTGCTTGTTCTATAATGTCCGCTTTCGATGATTTGACCCCGACGATGGCCGAGGTGCTCTTTGCTATCTCGCCCCCTTGGCATGATTACAGCTTGGTCGACCCCTTATCATTCCACTTGGGGATGACCACTACAGTCAGATTTTGACTCATACAATTAGTCCCTCTATTTGTCGAGCTCGCCTCTCAGCGGGCTCAATGGGCGGACTCTGTCGATTCGAAAGTTAAGAGAAATCTGAATGTTTACGCCTTGAGCGAGGCCTTTAGGTCAAGGTGATGGCGTAATTCTTCAATGATACCATTGAACCGTTACGACCATTCGGAGTTGAACCGTTGTATTGATTCGATGCATCATGAATTGCCACTATCATTATGGTGCACATTTCCTTAGAATCATATCGTTTCTTGTGCCCTATCCGTTTTGATTGGTGGCTCTGGGTTTCCGACTCAGGACATTTATGTTCCTATAAATAGGGGAAAACACCATTCTATTGCCACATTTTTCGACTTATCAAAAGAGTTTTGCAAGCCTTTACCTTCTTTAATACTTCAGATTTCTGAGTTCATTCTCCTGTCAGTCAGAAATTGACGCCACCATCTTCTCTTTCTCCCTTTCTCTTACTCATATATTCCGATTAATCGAGATAAATTGCTGGTACTTCTTCCCATACCATCAGACCCGTCGAAGTTCCAGTGCCGGAAAATGATGCACCTGTTCTCGGAGAAGGAGTGGAGGCGCCGGAAGATGAGGGGCTTCCAACAACGTCTAAAATACTGCCCCATCCGGGGAAATTATGGAATGATTTTAATAGCCCCGCCGGAGAAGAACCTACGTCATCTACTTTGGATGAAGCGACAATTGCCGCGCTCAAGACCAAGTAGGGAATTCTGAATCACATTGAAATGATACCGGCAATGGGAATGGACATTGTGCATCTGCACTGCCAAGAGTACTGCGCATTCTACACGTACCCTTTTGTCGTTGGGTATACGCTTCTGCTCCCCTCCCTAGTGATAGACTTATGCCACTTCTACGAGGTGTGCCTGGCTAAGCTTTCACCGTACGTGTACAAACTCTTCCTCATGTTGCTCAAGTACGTAGAGCTTGCCGGTCTACAGGTCACTTTGGGGCATATGCTTAATATCTTTGCTCCCCAACTTATTCAAGGCTCAAAGATCCACATGCGTCACCGAGGAACAAagagtttggtggtgaagatggacgacaagTCTAATCGTCATTTCTGGGAGAGTTATTTCTtctgtcatgggcggctttccagccatgtcccatgaccccttgggcgcgccccgtggcatCCTAGCAAGCCTCCCAATGCCTAGCACTACGGActgccccgtggtcttggccgcgccaagtgaTAAGCGCGCATGTACCTCTGTTTCCCCACTAATATCCCTCGCCAGCACCCAGCTTTAGGCAGATGGCAACAGCGCCGCGCGCACAGACCGTGATGCCAGAGACAATGCTGCTGACAACAGACCTGTTTctgccttgtagaaaactaagtcattttcattgtaaatatagagtagttttatttcatgtacttccaatatgtttctctagcttaatcaagtctagtcttgtagcttttgatttttttaagcattattaggggggatcaaacAATCAAAACTTTCTAGCAGGGAAACAATTCTCTGTattggtgtctctccccctcaaCACCACGTTGACTttttgtaatagctttcattaatgcaatcaagcattctttcattctcaattctcatttctgttctctcaattgctcttgacattggctttcccgtacggcactgacaatctcgtCTAGCGTATGGAGGGGAGCTCAGTTAGCGGACAGTAATTGCACTGatatcagttgcttagccttacgttgcccttccaaggaatctcaggaaggcgccgcataacagttggtatcagagcctaggctcgacatcggacaagggaacgcattgccattaccaccatttctgaccatggtgaattaTGGGGATCGCATTGCTGCCCTTGAACAGATGGTTGACGGATTACGGCCCATCGTGGATACAGTGCCTaaactaagaaccagcctagtgcaaaggttggacgacctggaccgcagaGTGCTCCAGGCCaaagttgacatagaaaacatcagtcgcGACTCTGAGGGAGACCGACAAACGGCAGACACATAGGCAACCaaaatttttggcaaattcgagggactccaacagGAGCATGTCGAGGATTTAGCCTACAGGGCACAAGAGGTAGACAAggtgactgccatgcaacaaactattgacAACTTGATAGACCAGCtaaatgttgtcaatgctgctttACAGGGCCTGCTTCAAGGAAGTGGAAACCAAATCAGGGGCGCTGTGAACCCCGCTTCCAtgacacaaaaattgaaaattcctgagccaaagccataTAGTAGAGCTAGGAATGCTAAGGAAGTGGAAAATTTCATCTttgacatcgaacaatacttcgatgatgttgggggcctagaagaagctaagaaggtagcaactgctgccaaGTATCTTCAaggtgatgctaaactctggtggcgggtgaaGTACGAAGCCATTAGggccggtgaagatgctctcgagACATGGGTagaactgaaggcagccatacgcctacagttcttccccgaaaatatTGAATGCAACCCAAGaagaaagctacgggagctcaGCCAAACCAAATTAGTGCGGGACTACGTGCGGGAATTCTCCacgctcatgctaaacatacgtgacatgggggacaaagacaagctcttcacCTTCCTGGAAGGGTTAAAACCTTATGCCCTTATAGAACTGCAAAGACAAAGGGTAGACACCTTACCCAAGGTGATCCAAGTAGCTGAATGCCTTCAGGACTATCAAGTGGAAGCTCGGAAGGATAGGCCTCAGCCGCATTCCCGAGtgggattcaaagggggccagcctagcaatggtggccctagcagaagtAGGGGA contains:
- the LOC138886160 gene encoding uncharacterized protein, whose protein sequence is MQQTIDNLIDQLNVVNAALQGLLQGSGNQIRGAVNPASMTQKLKIPEPKPYSRARNAKEVENFIFDIEQYFDDVGGLEEAKKVATAAKYLQGDAKLWWRVKYEAIRAGEDALETWVELKAAIRLQFFPENIECNPRRKLRELSQTKLVRDYVREFSTLMLNIRDMGDKDKLFTFLEGLKPYALIELQRQRVDTLPKVIQVAECLQDYQVEARKDRPQPHSRVGFKGGQPSNGGPSRSRGDRSATKSKAPSSGSNRATSNNNDRGRMPPSGCHHCGGPHWNDECPHAQMNSHQACDDGTDDDSDDAEQTEPVGAFNAIIGSISEALA